Below is a genomic region from Corallococcus caeni.
GCTGATCCGCGAGCTTGACGGGTAGCGCCCAGGGGCAACGGTCAGGTCCGCTCACGACGCTGCCGTGCCCAGGCCTCGAAGCTCGTGAGAGAAAGGCCGTAGGCGCGCGCGATTTCGGGCCGCGCCAGCACCGGGGCGACGTTCATGTACGTCAGGCCTTGCGCCACGCCAGGATGCAGGCCGGCCGCGACAGCCTCTTCGACCGAGCAGGACTGGACGACGTATTCCCTGCCGTCGATGCGCGAGAGGATCTCCGCGATCCGCGGCAGCGTGAGCAGGTCACCCGCGAGTTGCAGCGTCACCCCATGGAACCGCTCGGGAGCGTTGATCGCCGCCGCGGACGCCTTGCCGATGTCCTCGGGCGCGATCATCGGGATGGGCTTGTCGGTCCTGATGACCGTGAGCAACCGGCGCCCGTCGACGAAGCCTTCGGGGTCGAACATGGGCTGGTCCATGAAGGTGGCGGGCAGGATGAGGGTCCAGTGCTTGAAGCCGGCGCCGCGGATGAGGTCGCAGGTGGTGAGCTTGTTCTCCCAGTACGTCTCGTGCGACTTCCAGCGCCCCTCCGCCCAGCCCTCGACGTTTCGGTGGTCGCCGACACCGGACGTCGCGGTGTGCACGAACGCCTCGACGCCCTCGGCGAGCGCGGCCTCCACGAGGTTGCTCCCCTGCTGGACCTCCTTGCTGTAGTCGACCCCGGTCGCGGACATGATGGGTGACTGCATCGAGAAGACCGCCCGCACCCCGGCGCAGGCGGCGCGCAACGACGCCAGGTCGTCCAGGTCCCCGACGACGACCTCGGCGCCGGCCGCCGCCAGGGCCCTGGCGTTCGCCGCCTCCGGGTTTCGCACCAGCACGCGCACCGACGAGCGGCCCTCAGCCAGCAATGCTCGGGCGGTGGCGCCACCCTGGCGGCCCGTGGCGGCGGTGACGAGAACGGAATCGTTGCTGCGCATCGGCAGCTCCTTTGTAAGTGGGGGACCCCACCGTTTAATTTCCGTGGTTGAATACGGAGGGGGACCCCGTTTGTCAAAGGAAGGTTCTCGCGAAGGGGAGGGCGCCGTGGAGCAGGTGAAGCGATTGCGCGCGGACGGGCAACGCAACCGGGAGCGGATCGTGGCGGTCGCCGCGGAGCTGGTCGCCCGGGATGGCGCGCAGGTGTCGCTCGAGGAGATTGCGCGGCGGGCGGGGGTAGGGTCGGCGACCCTGCACCGGCACTTCCCGTCGCGGCAGGCGCTGCTGGAGGCGGTCTTCCGCGATGGCGTCGCGCAGCTCTGCGCGCGGGCCGCCGCGCAACCGGGCAAGGACCCCGCCGCCGAGCTGGGGGCGTGGCTGGAGGAGTTGACGGTCTACACCGCGACCCACCGGGGGCTTGCGGCCGCGCTGCTGGCCGGCCCGGAGGCCCTCGCCGCCGAGGACATCTGCAGCACCGACCTGCTGCTCGACGTGCTGAACGCGCTGGTGGCGCGGGCATCGTCCAAGGGAGTCCTTCACGCCAACGCCACGGCGAAGGACCTGCTGACGCTGGCGAACGCGATCGCCGTCGCCAACGAAGATGATCCGCGCACCGCTCGCCGGGTGTTGCGCCTCGCGCTCACCGGCATCCGGCCGTGAACGCAGCGAGGCTCGGGGGGCGGCTGGGCGTGCGCCTCTTCCAGCGGAGCACGCGCGGGCTGGCGCTGACGGAGCCGGGGACTCGCGCGTTATCCGGCCATCGTCCCGGACTGGCACTTCGACACCCGGCCCGTCTTGCGCCGCATTGAGGCCCAGGGCCTCCCGTCAGGGGAGCGAAACTCCGGTGGCCTGGGCCAGCGCGTCGAGCAGCTGCGCCTGGAACTTCAGGTCGTCCGCCGCGGGATGCCGCTCGACCCGCAGTTGGTGGTGCCAGTAGCCATCCGTGGTGCGTGCCTCGGCGTCGTCGCTGGTCGCCAGCCACTCCTGCGTGAGGTGGCCGAGCCGCAGGTCATCTGGCGCGTTGGGGCCGCCCATCTTCGTGGGGACCCAGCCCGGATCGACCGAGTTGCTGAAGACGTCCGGCCAGCGCCGGGCGATGGCCGCGGCCAGGGCGGTGACGAAGAGCTTGCTGTCCGAGTAGGTCCCCGTGACGCGACGTCCGCTCCAATCCATGTCATCGAGGCTCGGCTGACCGCCCTTGTGCATCCCGCTGCTCAGGTAGACGAGGCGCTTGGGCCGCTGGATGAGCGCGGTGAGCACGTAGGGCGCCACGACGTTCACGGGCAGGACCGACGGGTCGGAGTACACACCCGCGTTGTGGATCACCGCGTCCAGCTGCCCAAGCGCGTTGACCTGACTGGCGAGGTCACGGGTCTGTTCCAGGACCGCGAGGTCCGCGACCAGGGCGACCGCGCCTTGCGTCACCAGGTCCTGTACGGCGGCGAGCCGCTGTTCGCTGCGCACATGGACGATCACCTCGTGACCGTCGCTGAGAAGCGTCTGGGCGGCGGCCTTGCCCAAGCCGTCCGCTGACCCGGTAATGAAGATGCGTGCCATGTCTCACCACTATGCGCGCCGTCACACCGAGGCACCACTCACTGCGCGTGGAGGGCTGCGTCAGCAGCGTCTCGGCTTTTTCGAACATGAAGGGATTTCCCGGTGCGTCTGATTGATATAGCGAAATCCTTGAATGGAAGCTGGAGGCAATCTCCGCGGCGGCGGATCAGGAGCGCTACTCCCTCGTCCTCCTCGGCTTTCCAAAGAAGCTGAAGGAGCTGGCGGAGGCCGCGTCGGTCAGCCAGCTCGGGTATCTCGACCTCCGTCCTGACCGAGCTGCCCAGTCACAGTCCGATGAAGGTCGTCAACCTGCTCGTCGATGTCGTCGGCGCGGTCGTCGGCAACGACGGGCAGTATGTCATTAAGCTGACCCGGTTTCGCGGGGCTGCTTCAACCCTCCGAGGAACACGGCACGCTGTTTCTGGTGTTTGATCGTTCGCCCCATGCCTCCCTACTCCGAACCACGAGTCTCCATGATGGCAAGCAAGGCCTGCTGGGTGCTCTTCGCCGCCCTCTGTCTGGCCGTGGGCCTCTATCCGAGCAGCTACTTCCTCGCGGCCTCGAACTTCGGACTCCGTGCCTTGAAGAGCAGCGAGCTCCTGACCGACCCCGTCTGGAACGCGGCCTTCTACACGCACATCGGCCTGGGAGGCTTGGCGCTGGCTGTCGGCTGGACCCAGTTCGTCGCGAGACTGCGACTCACGCGCCCAGGTGCACACAGGCTCCTTGGAAAGGTCTACATCGGGGCGGTCCTGCTGAGCGGGCTCTCCGGCGTCTACGTCGGCTTCTTCGCCACGGGTGGCGCCATCTCCGCGTCGGGCTTCGTCAGCCTGGGCATCGTCTGGCTCTATACGACGGTCTCCGCCTATCGGCTCATCAAGAACCGGCGGCTCGAAGAACACCGGCTCATGATGACCTACAGCTATGCCGCCTGTTTCGCGGCAGTCACGCTGAGACTCTGGATGCCCGTCCTGATTCACGCCCTGGGTGACTTCATCTCGGCCTACAGAATCGTCGCCTGGCTGTGCTGGCTCCCCAACCTCGGCGTGGCATACCTCATCTCGCGCAGACAGCTCCAGGCGCGCGAACTCGTGCCTTCGGGCTCTGGAGGAAGCTGACGCGTGCACGAGTACGATTTGATCGCGGACTGGTATGCGTCCCAACGCGCAGGCCACATGGGCGTCCCGGAAGTGACAGCGCTCGCTGCCTCGCTTCCGGCCGGCGCGTCGGTGCTGGATGTCGGCTGTGGCACGGGACTGCCACTGACGCGGGTGTTGCTGGAGCACGGCTGCCAGGTGATGGGCGTGGATAGCTCCCGCGAGCTGCTGGCGCGATTTCAAGCGAACTTCCCCCACGTGCCGGTGGTCTGTGCGCCCATCCAGTCGTGTGAGCTCCAGGCGCAAGCGTTCGACGCCGCGATTGCGTGGGGCGTCCTCTTCCACCTGCGCCACGAAGAGCAGGAACAGGCGATCGCCAATATCACCAGGGCCTTGAAACCGGGCGCCGCGTTCCTCTTCACTTCGGGCGACGCCCACGGCTCCATGGATGGCGCGCCGATGAATGGCGTGCCGTTCCGCTATCACTCATACAGCGTCGAGGGGTACCGCGACCTGCTGCGCGCGCAGGGGCTCACGCTGGAAGCGACGCACACGGACCCGGGCGGGAACGTCCACTACCTGTCGCGCAGGACGGGATGAGGCAGGCGGCGTCTTCAAGCGCTAGCTGCGCGCGTCGGTCGCCTCCATTCCTTGAACGGCCGCGAAGCCCTGATCGACCAGAGCGAAGAACACAGTGCTCGCCTTCTTCGCGGAGCCTCCGTGTTCGAACACGCGGATGGCTTCCTGGCGAGCCGTGCGCAACGTCAGCACGATCATCCCGGCCGCGAGCCGCGCCAGACCATCCGGCGCCGGACCGTCGAGTTCGAGCGCCAGCCCTTCCGCCGCTTCGTCATTGAGCTCACGCAGCCGCGCCTCGAGCGACGGGCTCGCCGCGATGAAGCGCCAGAAGTCCGCCGTATGGCGATCGAAGCGGACGAACGGATGCTTCTCATCTCGCAGCCGGGCCATGAGCGCGCGGAGCTCTGCGACCGGTGCCTGCCCTGGCGGCCTCGCGCGAATCGCCTCGCGAAAGAAGAGCAGCTTCAAGTCGTCCTGGCGATCGAGCATGAGGTCCTCCTTGCGCGGGAAGTAGTTGAAGACCGTCATCTTGGAGACGCCCGCGGCGGCCGCGATCTCGTCGAGCGTCACCGCCTCGAAGCCCCGCGCGAAGAAGAGCTCGGTCGCCACGTCGGAGATCCGCTGCCGCGTCTCGCGCTTCTTGCTCTCGCGTCGCTCGCCCATGCGCCGGATTCTAGCGGGGCCCCGCCGGCAGGGAACATGGATTTTTAT
It encodes:
- a CDS encoding TetR/AcrR family transcriptional regulator; this translates as MGERRESKKRETRQRISDVATELFFARGFEAVTLDEIAAAAGVSKMTVFNYFPRKEDLMLDRQDDLKLLFFREAIRARPPGQAPVAELRALMARLRDEKHPFVRFDRHTADFWRFIAASPSLEARLRELNDEAAEGLALELDGPAPDGLARLAAGMIVLTLRTARQEAIRVFEHGGSAKKASTVFFALVDQGFAAVQGMEATDARS
- a CDS encoding SDR family NAD(P)-dependent oxidoreductase; the protein is MARIFITGSADGLGKAAAQTLLSDGHEVIVHVRSEQRLAAVQDLVTQGAVALVADLAVLEQTRDLASQVNALGQLDAVIHNAGVYSDPSVLPVNVVAPYVLTALIQRPKRLVYLSSGMHKGGQPSLDDMDWSGRRVTGTYSDSKLFVTALAAAIARRWPDVFSNSVDPGWVPTKMGGPNAPDDLRLGHLTQEWLATSDDAEARTTDGYWHHQLRVERHPAADDLKFQAQLLDALAQATGVSLP
- a CDS encoding TetR/AcrR family transcriptional regulator, which produces MSKEGSREGEGAVEQVKRLRADGQRNRERIVAVAAELVARDGAQVSLEEIARRAGVGSATLHRHFPSRQALLEAVFRDGVAQLCARAAAQPGKDPAAELGAWLEELTVYTATHRGLAAALLAGPEALAAEDICSTDLLLDVLNALVARASSKGVLHANATAKDLLTLANAIAVANEDDPRTARRVLRLALTGIRP
- a CDS encoding DUF2306 domain-containing protein, giving the protein MMASKACWVLFAALCLAVGLYPSSYFLAASNFGLRALKSSELLTDPVWNAAFYTHIGLGGLALAVGWTQFVARLRLTRPGAHRLLGKVYIGAVLLSGLSGVYVGFFATGGAISASGFVSLGIVWLYTTVSAYRLIKNRRLEEHRLMMTYSYAACFAAVTLRLWMPVLIHALGDFISAYRIVAWLCWLPNLGVAYLISRRQLQARELVPSGSGGS
- a CDS encoding class I SAM-dependent methyltransferase, yielding MHEYDLIADWYASQRAGHMGVPEVTALAASLPAGASVLDVGCGTGLPLTRVLLEHGCQVMGVDSSRELLARFQANFPHVPVVCAPIQSCELQAQAFDAAIAWGVLFHLRHEEQEQAIANITRALKPGAAFLFTSGDAHGSMDGAPMNGVPFRYHSYSVEGYRDLLRAQGLTLEATHTDPGGNVHYLSRRTG
- a CDS encoding NmrA family NAD(P)-binding protein, with amino-acid sequence MRSNDSVLVTAATGRQGGATARALLAEGRSSVRVLVRNPEAANARALAAAGAEVVVGDLDDLASLRAACAGVRAVFSMQSPIMSATGVDYSKEVQQGSNLVEAALAEGVEAFVHTATSGVGDHRNVEGWAEGRWKSHETYWENKLTTCDLIRGAGFKHWTLILPATFMDQPMFDPEGFVDGRRLLTVIRTDKPIPMIAPEDIGKASAAAINAPERFHGVTLQLAGDLLTLPRIAEILSRIDGREYVVQSCSVEEAVAAGLHPGVAQGLTYMNVAPVLARPEIARAYGLSLTSFEAWARQRRERT